Proteins encoded by one window of bacterium:
- a CDS encoding NAD-dependent epimerase/dehydratase family protein — protein MAIDTKSTVLVTGASGSLGKQLLYELTTQGYRPIAQVRDNSKTDYIDSLGLEKRVADIRNKPQLAELVKGVDAIIHTVALVDFRQDRLTQFTGVNTFGATDLYLAARAAGVKRFVHVSSVAAVGAVLRTNGPGLSHPNSLANEEHEFNLRHLQIPYIMTKRAAEEELLKLAAQPGPELVIVNPSIMVAPSRTGDDRGKATKRFNQPILPGMHNWMNLVDIRDVAPAIVAAMVKGRPGERYILGGDNITERDLILHVSAQLKIAPHIWSIPRGLVDFVGWFAGRYHHFRSKFGSGHKVSFYPDIVKMLDYDWAYSSQKAKTELGFRSRSLFITLKDLLTNDFRGTYLKP, from the coding sequence ATGGCAATTGACACCAAATCAACCGTCCTTGTAACCGGGGCCAGCGGCTCTCTCGGGAAACAGCTCCTCTATGAGCTGACGACCCAGGGATATCGTCCGATCGCCCAGGTTCGCGACAATTCCAAGACCGACTATATCGATTCGCTCGGATTGGAGAAGCGGGTCGCCGATATCCGCAACAAGCCGCAACTGGCGGAATTAGTGAAGGGTGTTGATGCCATCATTCATACCGTCGCGCTGGTAGATTTCCGACAGGATCGCCTGACCCAATTCACCGGCGTGAATACCTTCGGCGCGACCGATCTTTATCTCGCCGCCAGAGCGGCCGGTGTAAAACGATTTGTCCATGTCTCCAGCGTTGCGGCAGTCGGCGCGGTCCTTCGCACCAATGGTCCCGGACTCTCTCATCCAAACAGTCTGGCGAATGAAGAGCATGAGTTTAATCTGCGTCATCTGCAGATCCCCTATATCATGACCAAACGGGCCGCCGAAGAAGAACTGCTCAAACTCGCCGCACAGCCCGGCCCGGAACTGGTGATAGTCAATCCGTCGATCATGGTCGCCCCCTCGCGCACCGGCGACGATCGCGGCAAGGCAACCAAACGGTTCAACCAGCCGATCCTTCCCGGCATGCACAACTGGATGAATCTCGTCGATATCCGCGATGTTGCTCCCGCAATTGTTGCCGCGATGGTCAAGGGCCGGCCGGGCGAACGCTACATTCTCGGCGGTGACAATATCACCGAGCGTGATCTGATCCTCCATGTCTCCGCTCAGCTCAAGATCGCACCGCACATCTGGTCGATTCCGCGTGGCCTGGTGGATTTTGTCGGATGGTTCGCCGGGAGATACCACCACTTCCGTTCCAAATTCGGGTCCGGGCACAAGGTTTCGTTTTATCCCGATATCGTGAAAATGCTGGATTATGACTGGGCCTATTCCTCGCAGAAAGCGAAGACGGAACTCGGCTTCCGCTCCCGTTCGCTTTTCATCACGCTGAAAGATCTGCTGACAAACGATTTCCGCGGCACCTATCTGAAGCCGTAG